The genomic DNA CTGTGGCCCGAAATCGAAAGCGGTGGGGCCGAGGCCGAGGCGCTGGCGGCGGGGCAGATGCCGCGCCTGCCTAAAACGATCGATTTTACTGTGGACTACCTGCGAACGGGCCTGCCGCGCGATGCGTATGCACGGGCCAAGATCAATCGGTCGGGGCGGCGTTATGCGTCGGTGCATGTTGAGGCGTGGCAGGATAATCGTGACCGCGCGTTTGCGCAGGCAACGGGACATTTTCTGATGCCGCGCCGCGATGGCTGATAGTGTGGCAATTGCTGCCGGGCCCCTGACGCATATGCGCGTGTTGCGCATTGCGGGCCCCATCGTGATTTCCAACGCGACCGTTCCGATCCTCGGTGCCGTGGACACTGGTGTGGTGGGGCAGCTGGGTTTGGCTGCACCGATCGGCGCAGTCGGGATCGGCGCGATCATCCTCACGGCACTCTATTGGGTTTTCGGATTCCTGCGGATGGGTACCAGTGGGCTGACCAGTCAGGCCAACGGTGCCGGCCAAACAGGTGAAGTCGCCGCTATGCTGACCCGATCTTTGATGATCGCGGCTGCGGGGGGCGTGGCCATCATCGCCCTGCAGTTACCGCTGTTCTGGGGGGCGTTCCGCATGGCCCCCGCCAGTGCTGAGGTCGAAACCCTTGCGCGCGACTATATGAATATTCGCGTTTGGAGTGCGCCAGCAATCATTGCGCTCTATGCCGTGACCGGCTGGCTGATTGCTTTGGAACGGACGGGCGCCGTTCTGATGATCCAAGTGCTGATGAACGGCGCAAACATCGTGCTGGATTTGTGGTTCGTCCTCGGCCTTGGTTGGGGCGTAGAGGGGGTGGCCTGGGCGACGTTTATCGCGGAATGGAGTGGATTGGCCTTGGGCCTGTGGTTTTGTCGGGCGGCGTTCAGAGTGCCTGCATGGCGTGATTGGGCGCGTGTATTTGATCCTGACCGGTTACGCCTGATTCTGGGGGTCAACGTAGACATCCTGCTGCGGTCGCTGATGCTGGAGATGATCTTTGTCTCGTTCTTGTTTCTTGCCAGCGATTTCGGCGACGTGACGCTGGCGGCCAATCAGGTTCTGATTCAGTTCTTGCATATCACCGCCTATGCGCTGGACGGGTTTGCCTTTGCCGCCGAGGCGCTGGTAGGTGCCGCTTTCGGGGCGCGTTCGATGACACGCGTGCGACGTGCATCGATCATAACCAGTATTTGGGGTGTTGGGTGCAGTGTGATGCTGATGATAGGGTTCTGGATTGTCGGCGTGTGGGGGATTTGGCTGATGGCAAAAGCACCAGAAGTGCAGGCGGCGGCGCAAACCTATCTGCCTTATATGATCGTGGCACCGCTGCTGGGGGTTGCTGCCTGGATGCTCGACGGAATTTTCATCGGTGCGACGCGCACGCGCGACATGCGCAACATGATGGTAATCAGTGCTGTGATCTATGGTGTGGCGGTGCTGCTACTGGTGCCGAATTTCGGAAATCACGGCCTCTGGATTGCGTTGCTCATATCCTTTGTCGTGCGCGGGCTGTCCTTGGGGGCACGCTATCCGGCGCTGGAACGCGCGGCAGACCCTTGAGATATTGCTCGCCACCCGGCGGGCCGTGCTAAGCTCCTGATCGGTAGCAAGGAGGGAACGGCATGGATTTAGGAGCATTCTCGATCAGTCTCGCAGTCAAGAATCTGACACGGTCGCGGGGGTTTTATGAGGCGCTGGGGTTCGCCGAGGCTGGCGGCTCGCCAGATCAGGGTTGGCTCATTTTACGTAATGGCGATACTGTGATCGGCCTTTTCGAAGGTATGTTTGAGGGCAACATCCTTACGTTTAATCCGGGCTGGGATCAGAGCGGCGCATCGAAACCCGCATTCTCTGACATTCGAACGATCGAGGCGCGATTGAAAAAGGCGGGGCTGAAAATCGAGCGCGAGACTGGCGGCGGAACCGGGCCAGCCAGCCTGATCCTGCGCGACCCCGACGGTAACTCGGTGATGCTGGATCAGCATGTGGATGCACCGGACGATTGACTGCCTCGCGGCGGCTAGTCCGTGGTGCGCAGGCGCGAGTGCTGCACCAGCAGGATCGTCAGCAAGGGCAGAACAAATCCCAGAACACCGGCAGTAATCAGCACCCAACCAAGTTGGCTGTAATCGGCGGGTATCTCGACCACGCCTGTGGTGTCTGTAACCTCGCGGCTGACCACGAAAATCTGATTCAGATATTTCGTTGCCAGCGAACTGGCTGAAAGGGCCAGATTGGTGAATGATGCCATGACGGCAAAGAACGTTGCCTTGAGGTTATCAGGGGCATTGCGCGCGATCCAGGCCAGCATCGGAATGAGCGCGATCTGGCTGAGCGGGGATTCCGCTGCGGTATCCAGCACCGCGATGAAACGTGCATCAATCAGCCCGCCGGTCAGCGGGGCGGTGATGTCTTGTACCCCGTAGTAAAGTGCGATGTTGGGCAGGGCGAGCAGACCCGCTGCGATCGTGAGGATCAGATAGACCTGCGTCAGCCGCCGCTGGGCCATGAACGGGCGCAGGACAATCATTGCGGCAAGCGTCAGCGCAGCTGCAACCAGTTGCAGCACCGATAGGAATTGCGGATCGAACCCCAACTCGTCAATGGTGAACCAAGTGGCCCCTTGGCCGGGTAAAGGGACGGCACGAAAGACAAAAATGATCAGAGCCGTGCCTAGCAGCATACGAGCCTGTGCGGCTGGCAAGCTGCGCATCAGTTGCCGCATTAGTGTCAGCACGATCGCCATCGAGCCGACAAAAACGATTTCCTGTGCAAAGGGCACGTTCAGCAGGCCGACGGTTAACGACAATGCAACGAAGGCGCCGCCGCCGATAAAATACCACGGGTTTACCTGCGTTGGTGGTCCGGGCCGGTCGATCAGGCGTTGGGTATCACGCCCGGCTCGCGCTGCGCGGTGGATGGCGCGCCGTCGCTGTACGGATGCGAGGATCACGCCCGAGACTGAAATCAGCGGCACCATCATCGCGATGAGGTAGATCTCGGCATAGACCTCTGCCTTGGCTGCTTGTGGCAACGTGTCGACGTCGTCGAAGGCCACGATGTTGATCAGGGCGACGATCAGGGTCCCGCCGATCAGCGCGATGCGCCCCAGCATCTGCATTGTCGTGTGCATGGCCCGCAATGTGTCTTCGTCCAGAGGGGTGCCATCCGGGCCACGTCGTGGCACGGCCTCGACCGACATCGCGTCGGCAACCGCGTCCTGCAACACCAAGCCACAGGGTGCCAGCAATGTTGACGCGACATACCATGCCTCTACCGGCAGTAATGCGCCCATGGCCTCTGGTGCCGTGATCAACAGATACATGATGGTGAAACTGCCCGCGACCAGCCCCGCCCCGAGATAGAGCAGCAGCCATTTCCAACGCCATATGATATCCACCAGATGCCCCAGCGGCATTTTCAAGGCCCAAGGCAATCCCGCCCAAAAGGTCAACCCGGCGAGGAACGCGGCAGAGAGGCCTAGATACTCCTTGACGAAAAACACGCCGACGATCGTGGTCAGGGTTGAAACACCATAAGCAAGGTAGACCATCAGCGGCGGCAGGAATGACCAGCGCATCTGTCGAAAGAGGTCAAACAGCACCGTATCGAGCCAGCGACCGGTGCTTTGGGCGAATGTCATGGTTTTAGGTATCTCATTAACATTGGCACGGATTTAGGCTCATCGAGACGCATTGCAAGCTGCCCGATTGACGGTCGTCCGGTCGTCACAACAGGCGCAGCAGGTCTTCGGACGGACGCCCGATCGCTGCGGCTGTGTCGGTAAATGCGATAGGGCGTTCGATCAGTTTTGGATGTGCGGCCATTGCGGCAAAGAGATCGTTTTCGGCGTCGGACAGGCTTAGTCCCAACTCGCGGAACTGGGCCTCTGTCGGACGCAACATGTCAGCCAAGGGGCGTTCCAGCAGCGCATGAACCGAACGCAGCTCTGCCTCTGTTGGGGCATCTTCCAGATACTTCCGCACAGTCAGCTGAACGCCGCGCGCCTCCAACAATGCCAGACCGGCGCGTGACTTTGAACAGCGCGGATTGTGCCAATACGTGATCATAGCCATTCTTCTCGTTTTGTGGCGACCGCAGCCGCGACCGATGTGTACCCATCGGCCTCAAGCAACCGGTCCAGTCCAGCGGTAATGCGTGGGACCAGCGACAAGCCTTCGTAAACCAGTGCAGAGTAAAGTTGTACCGCAGAGGCCCCGGCGCAAATCTTGGCATAGGCGTCCTCGGCGTTGGCGATCCCGCCGACGCCGATCAGAGGGATGTTCCCCTCGGTCAGCTTCGATAACTGTGCCAGAACGCGAGTGGACTTGGCAAAGAGCGGCGCGCCCGACAGGCCGCCCTTTTCGTCACGGGCGGTATCCGTCAACCCGTTACGATCCAGTGTCGTGTTGGTAGCGATGATACCATCGAGAGCGGAAATCCTTGCCACTTCGGCGATTTCTGCTAGCTCGGCTTCGTTCAGATCAGGCGCGATCTTGAGAAAAATCGGGATAGGCCGCTCCAGCCAATCGCGCACTTCCATCACACCTGCCAATAGGGTGGTCAGCGCCGCTGTCCCTTGTAGATCGCGCAGCTTTTCCGTGTTGGGAGAAGAGACGTTGACCGTCGCGAAATCAAGATGCCGACCGCAATGGGCCAAGACACGGGCGAAATCATCGGCCCGGTCGGCGCTGTCCTTGTTCGCGCCTAGGTTCAGACCGATCACGGCACCTCTGGGGCGTTTGGCCAGCCGTTCTTCGGCGGCGTCCATTCCAGCATTGTTAAATCCGAAACGGTTGATCACTGCGCGGTCATTGCGCAGACGGAACAGACGCGGACGCGGATTGCCGGATTGTGCGTGAGGGGTTACCGCGCCGACTTCGATCATGCCGAAGCCCGCACGCGACAGCGGTTCCAATGTCTCGGCGTTCTTGTCAAACCCGGCGGCAAGGCCAACAGGATTAGGCAAAGTCATCCCGGCAACCTCAGTCCTCAGACGTGTGCTGGTGATCTGGCCGGGCAGGGGCACCAGACCGAGGCGCAGCGCCCTAAGGGCCAAACCATGCGCCCGCTCCGGGTCGCACCGGTGCAGCAGTCCAAGCCCGAGACGTTCCAGCCTGTTCATTCGACACCGGGCGGAAACTGATGTTGACCGTCCGCCAGTGGCAGCGGCTGTGCCCATGACACATCGGACAGACGTAGCTCGCGGTAGAGATGTGGAAAGAGTGCCCCACCGCGAGAGGGTTCCCATCGCAGATCATCCCCCAGCCGGTCGGTTTCAACGCCTAGCAGCATCAGGCCGTCTTCCCCTGCAAAATGCTTGGCTGCCGTTTCGGCGGCTTGCGCGGGTGTCGAAAAATGCACGAACCCATCGGCCAGATCGACAGGCGCTCCGTCGCTTTGACCGTTGGCGCGTAAATCGGCCCATTCGGGCGCGCGAAAAATCTTGTAAATGATCATGGCCGGGTGATGCCCGCCTGCGCGCGCGCGGTCAAGCATAGATAGGTTTGACGCCGCACGCGTGACAGGGCACGATTGTCCGGCATACTCGTGTCCTCTGTTGCCAAGGAGACTGCCAATGATCCGCCCCCTAATGACCGCAGCCGTGTTAAGCTTTGTGACGTTGCCTGCATGGGCGCAGGACCGCCTGACCATTCTGCACACCAACGATTTCCATTCCCGTTTCGAACCGATCAACAAATACGATTCGACGTGCAAGCCGGAGGACAACGTCGAGGGGAAATGCTTTGGTGGTACCGCCCGGTTGATTACCGCGATTCAGGCCGCCCGCGCTGCATCCGACGCGCCGGTGATCCTTGTCGATGGTGGCGATCAGTTTCAGGGAACCCTGTTTTACACTTATTACAAGGGTCAACTGGCCGCAGAAATGATGAATTTGCTCGGCTATGATGCAATGACCGTCGGCAATCACGAGTTCGACGATGGCCCAGAAGTGTTGCGCGGGTTTGTGGATGCTGTGGAATTTCCCGTACTGATGTCCAATGCCGATGTTTCGGCCGAGCCTTTTCTGGCGGACAAGATCGCCAAGTCGATCGTGATTGAGCGTGCTGGTATGACAGTGGGCCTAATCGGTCTGACGCCGCAAAACACTGATGAGCTGGCCACGCCCGGCCCCAATGTCACGTTTTCCGACCCGGTTGCCGCCGTACAGACCGAAGTGGATCGACTGACCGATGCGGGCATCACCCGCATCATCGTCTTGTCCCACAGCGGATATGGCGTTGATCAGCACGTTGCACGCGAGACGACAGGCGTGGACGTCATCGTCGGTGGACATTCCAACACCTATCTGCATCCGACTGACCCCGACGCCGAAGGATCCTACCCCACGATGATTGGCGATACGGCAATCGTGCAGGCCTATGCCTATGGCAAGTTCCTCGGCGCGCTTGATGTGACTTTTGACAAGGCCGGCAATGTCGTCACCGCGACAGGGACGCCGCAACTGATTGATGCGGATGTTTCCGAAAATGCCGATGTGCTGGCGCGCCTGACAGAGGCCGCCGCACCGCTGGAGGCAATCAGGAACAAGGTCGTGGCAGAAACATCCAGCGCCATCGGCGGTGATCGCGACGCCTGCCGTAGCGGGCCATGCGAGATGGGCATCGCCGTTGCTGAGGCGATGTTGGAACGGGTCAAGGATCAGGGCATTGAGATCGCATTGCAAAACGGCGGTGGCGTTCGCGCTGGCATTGATGCGGGCCCTGTTACCATGGGCGAAGTTCTGACCGTACTACCATTCCAGAACACACTCTCGACCTTTCGCGTGACCGGAGCCGAGGTGCGGGCGGCGCTGGAAAACGGGCTGAGCCAAGTCGAGGAGGGCGCAGGTCGGTTTCCACAGGTGGCGGGGATGAGCGTGACCTATGATCCCTCTGCCGCGCCCGGTAACCGGGTGCGGGAGGTGACAGTAGCTGGTGTCGCGCTCGATCCAGATCGACTTTACGGGATGGTCTCGAACAACTATCTGCGCAACGGTGGAGATGGCTATTCAGTGTTGAAAGACGCGCGCGATCCTTATGATTACGGTCCCGATGTCGCGGATGTGTTGGCTGAATACCTTGCACAGCGCATTCCATTCTCTCCGACTGTGGATGATCGTGTCCGCACGGTTTCCGAGTGACATCATGGGTCTCAATGTTTCCAACATACTCAATGCAATCCGTCGCAAAGGCCAAATACCAACATGAATCAGGTCAAAGGCCAGTACGAGGCATATCCGTACCCAGAGCGCGACCCCAAGGATGAGGCCAAGCGCCTGATCACCGGGTCGCCCTCGCACCCGCTGGAAATCGACCATTTTGTATTCGGCGGGCAGCGCGACTGGTCAAAACCGTTGCGTGCCCTCGTGGCGGGGGGCGGCACCGGGGACGGGCTGATCCAACTGGCACAGCTGATGGCGCAGGCGGGGAAACCCTGCGATATCACCTATGTGGATCTGTCGAGCGCATCGCGTAAGGTGGCCGAGGCGCGGGCACGTGCACGCGGGCTGACGGGGATCAAGTTCATCACCGGCAGTCTGATGGATGCGCCTGACCTCGGGTCCTTTGACTATATTGATTGCTGTGGTGTGCTGCACCATCTGCCCGACCCCGTGGCCGGTTTCGCAGCGTTACGGGCGGCTTTGGCTCCGGGCGGCGGGCTGGGGTTCATGGTTTACGCGCCCTACGGCCGATCCGGCGTATATCCGCTGCAAGAGGCGTTCGGCGCGCTGTTAGAAGGCCAGTCACCACAGCAACGTCTGAAGGCCGCGCGCAAAATTATGGAAACACTGCCCGAGGGCCATCCTTTTGCGGGCAACCGAAATGTCGTAGACCACAAAAACAGCGATGCGGGGTTCTATGACCTGCTGCTGCATTCGCA from Roseovarius pelagicus includes the following:
- a CDS encoding PaaI family thioesterase — translated: MQVVKQRRDEALNALVSGVPYIGFLGITFDRRGDELTGVLAYQDALIGNPILPALHGGATAAFLEVTAIISLSWSMLWPEIESGGAEAEALAAGQMPRLPKTIDFTVDYLRTGLPRDAYARAKINRSGRRYASVHVEAWQDNRDRAFAQATGHFLMPRRDG
- a CDS encoding MATE family efflux transporter, which produces MADSVAIAAGPLTHMRVLRIAGPIVISNATVPILGAVDTGVVGQLGLAAPIGAVGIGAIILTALYWVFGFLRMGTSGLTSQANGAGQTGEVAAMLTRSLMIAAAGGVAIIALQLPLFWGAFRMAPASAEVETLARDYMNIRVWSAPAIIALYAVTGWLIALERTGAVLMIQVLMNGANIVLDLWFVLGLGWGVEGVAWATFIAEWSGLALGLWFCRAAFRVPAWRDWARVFDPDRLRLILGVNVDILLRSLMLEMIFVSFLFLASDFGDVTLAANQVLIQFLHITAYALDGFAFAAEALVGAAFGARSMTRVRRASIITSIWGVGCSVMLMIGFWIVGVWGIWLMAKAPEVQAAAQTYLPYMIVAPLLGVAAWMLDGIFIGATRTRDMRNMMVISAVIYGVAVLLLVPNFGNHGLWIALLISFVVRGLSLGARYPALERAADP
- a CDS encoding VOC family protein; the protein is MDLGAFSISLAVKNLTRSRGFYEALGFAEAGGSPDQGWLILRNGDTVIGLFEGMFEGNILTFNPGWDQSGASKPAFSDIRTIEARLKKAGLKIERETGGGTGPASLILRDPDGNSVMLDQHVDAPDD
- the arsC gene encoding arsenate reductase (glutaredoxin) (This arsenate reductase requires both glutathione and glutaredoxin to convert arsenate to arsenite, after which the efflux transporter formed by ArsA and ArsB can extrude the arsenite from the cell, providing resistance.), with product MITYWHNPRCSKSRAGLALLEARGVQLTVRKYLEDAPTEAELRSVHALLERPLADMLRPTEAQFRELGLSLSDAENDLFAAMAAHPKLIERPIAFTDTAAAIGRPSEDLLRLL
- a CDS encoding quinone-dependent dihydroorotate dehydrogenase, with the protein product MNRLERLGLGLLHRCDPERAHGLALRALRLGLVPLPGQITSTRLRTEVAGMTLPNPVGLAAGFDKNAETLEPLSRAGFGMIEVGAVTPHAQSGNPRPRLFRLRNDRAVINRFGFNNAGMDAAEERLAKRPRGAVIGLNLGANKDSADRADDFARVLAHCGRHLDFATVNVSSPNTEKLRDLQGTAALTTLLAGVMEVRDWLERPIPIFLKIAPDLNEAELAEIAEVARISALDGIIATNTTLDRNGLTDTARDEKGGLSGAPLFAKSTRVLAQLSKLTEGNIPLIGVGGIANAEDAYAKICAGASAVQLYSALVYEGLSLVPRITAGLDRLLEADGYTSVAAAVATKREEWL
- a CDS encoding DUF952 domain-containing protein; the protein is MIIYKIFRAPEWADLRANGQSDGAPVDLADGFVHFSTPAQAAETAAKHFAGEDGLMLLGVETDRLGDDLRWEPSRGGALFPHLYRELRLSDVSWAQPLPLADGQHQFPPGVE
- a CDS encoding bifunctional metallophosphatase/5'-nucleotidase, encoding MIRPLMTAAVLSFVTLPAWAQDRLTILHTNDFHSRFEPINKYDSTCKPEDNVEGKCFGGTARLITAIQAARAASDAPVILVDGGDQFQGTLFYTYYKGQLAAEMMNLLGYDAMTVGNHEFDDGPEVLRGFVDAVEFPVLMSNADVSAEPFLADKIAKSIVIERAGMTVGLIGLTPQNTDELATPGPNVTFSDPVAAVQTEVDRLTDAGITRIIVLSHSGYGVDQHVARETTGVDVIVGGHSNTYLHPTDPDAEGSYPTMIGDTAIVQAYAYGKFLGALDVTFDKAGNVVTATGTPQLIDADVSENADVLARLTEAAAPLEAIRNKVVAETSSAIGGDRDACRSGPCEMGIAVAEAMLERVKDQGIEIALQNGGGVRAGIDAGPVTMGEVLTVLPFQNTLSTFRVTGAEVRAALENGLSQVEEGAGRFPQVAGMSVTYDPSAAPGNRVREVTVAGVALDPDRLYGMVSNNYLRNGGDGYSVLKDARDPYDYGPDVADVLAEYLAQRIPFSPTVDDRVRTVSE
- a CDS encoding class I SAM-dependent methyltransferase encodes the protein MNQVKGQYEAYPYPERDPKDEAKRLITGSPSHPLEIDHFVFGGQRDWSKPLRALVAGGGTGDGLIQLAQLMAQAGKPCDITYVDLSSASRKVAEARARARGLTGIKFITGSLMDAPDLGSFDYIDCCGVLHHLPDPVAGFAALRAALAPGGGLGFMVYAPYGRSGVYPLQEAFGALLEGQSPQQRLKAARKIMETLPEGHPFAGNRNVVDHKNSDAGFYDLLLHSQDRAFSVPDLLQTLEQGGWALSGFAMPALYQLDRLTEVPDHLDMPAQMAIAEKLRGTIKTHVGYAVASDAPVLPASGKNRALVPHIRGIAAQKLAQGLAQGQRPKLAYPGTKSHLSLGRESAPLIGAINGRRSLAEIAAAARLDPIGMGAQWGRIERELVSWGMLHYSGILR